A genome region from Maridesulfovibrio salexigens DSM 2638 includes the following:
- a CDS encoding flagellar hook assembly protein FlgD, protein MGYVGFSNILGRAEADMAASNQPKHKNQLGQDDFLKLLLTQMQNQDPANPMEDKEYMAQMAQFSSLEQLTQVNSNIKTMIDNNAQDQMVSAVGFIGKEVKAEGYSISRDNGKISKVFYGLGEPVANAFINIYDNNKNLVRTVQLGSKAEGTFEFEWDGKNWAGKDVPDGVYTIAMAAEDAEGSPVMVKTEVSGEVSGVVSEGGQQYLHLKDGRYINFLNIREVVSPTDVSDSSSESSESASS, encoded by the coding sequence ATGGGATACGTAGGGTTCAGTAACATACTTGGCAGAGCAGAAGCCGACATGGCAGCAAGCAACCAGCCAAAGCATAAAAATCAGCTGGGACAGGATGACTTCCTGAAGCTTCTCCTTACCCAGATGCAGAACCAGGATCCTGCAAACCCCATGGAAGATAAAGAGTACATGGCGCAGATGGCACAGTTCTCCAGTCTTGAACAGCTCACTCAGGTGAACAGCAACATCAAGACTATGATCGATAACAACGCTCAGGACCAGATGGTCTCCGCAGTAGGCTTCATCGGCAAAGAAGTAAAAGCGGAAGGTTATTCCATCAGCCGCGATAACGGAAAGATCAGTAAGGTCTTCTACGGTCTCGGCGAGCCTGTGGCAAACGCGTTCATCAACATTTACGATAACAATAAAAACCTTGTCCGCACTGTTCAACTCGGCTCAAAGGCTGAAGGGACCTTCGAGTTCGAATGGGATGGAAAGAACTGGGCAGGCAAGGATGTACCGGACGGTGTTTACACCATCGCCATGGCAGCGGAAGACGCTGAAGGCAGTCCGGTAATGGTTAAGACGGAAGTCAGTGGTGAAGTCTCCGGAGTTGTTTCCGAGGGCGGGCAGCAATACCTGCACCTTAAAGACGGTCGCTACATCAACTTCCTCAACATCAGAGAAGTAGTAAGTCCGACGGATGTCTCTGATTCATCAAGTGAATCATCCGAATCCGCTTCAAGCTAA
- a CDS encoding flagellar hook-length control protein FliK — translation MKILPHHEQTNQGLSNLLDRTSLSEDTFRSSMFDNFLYSSQSEAQAAYQPVQDIVNEAASAYEDVTSRSEPEAAAEYLDEAAEKVAMQSVEEQPQDLKVSREDWNEIKEELEEYGLDKKDIADLEEKVMSENGITYGQLVSELSGMMKGMKGITLSPIQEQNLNSIFSQLGFTPDESKGLLASIRQGKLGDVVEKMQAKLASMPDSEKLQLSEDETKTLTDLFKLKGDTGKKITQLLTAEGATAADFKKGFSVLKSALAQQQAEQDGKDLKLVKTVAESLHSAMEKASDQSPSTMRMASADVISNSMGAAKEVSESVKQDGQNGQNGENPAQKDNNPSKNGADLKGDANAGKQNAGQTEDKNSNRHWLEQLLSDSDDQDSWNDFFGKLTDESFVKGEGNLNGNIFGNGFGTLQSAVKSAQAGKTDLMWEKTARSNILEQVQEGVFKNLGQGRKQLTLQLNPHNLGTVNVMLQVKNKDVQATIRAENPDTAKVIAEQLEVVKQALEEQGLKVEKLEVQTGISDSQTDSSWKNAEDHNAAQYQEMMSEMRKRWQTLRQEGSSLAREMQTVQQKAQISQSGLYIVA, via the coding sequence ATGAAAATACTTCCACATCACGAACAAACTAATCAGGGCTTGAGCAATCTTTTGGACAGAACATCACTGTCTGAGGATACTTTTCGCTCATCTATGTTCGATAATTTCCTTTATTCCAGCCAGTCCGAGGCACAGGCAGCGTACCAGCCGGTTCAGGATATCGTGAATGAAGCTGCATCTGCTTATGAGGATGTAACTTCCCGTTCCGAGCCTGAAGCAGCCGCTGAATATCTTGATGAGGCTGCGGAAAAAGTTGCCATGCAGTCTGTTGAAGAACAGCCGCAGGATCTTAAGGTAAGCCGCGAAGACTGGAATGAAATCAAGGAAGAACTTGAAGAGTACGGTCTTGATAAAAAAGATATCGCCGACCTTGAAGAGAAGGTTATGAGCGAGAACGGCATTACCTACGGCCAGTTGGTGTCTGAGCTTTCAGGCATGATGAAAGGCATGAAAGGTATTACGCTTAGCCCTATTCAAGAACAGAATCTGAATTCCATATTTTCCCAGCTCGGTTTTACCCCGGATGAATCCAAGGGACTCTTGGCATCTATCCGTCAGGGTAAGCTTGGTGATGTAGTTGAGAAAATGCAGGCTAAGCTGGCATCGATGCCTGACTCCGAAAAGCTTCAGCTTTCTGAAGATGAAACCAAGACCTTAACCGATTTGTTCAAGCTTAAGGGCGATACCGGTAAAAAGATTACCCAGCTGCTTACCGCTGAAGGTGCTACCGCCGCTGACTTTAAGAAAGGATTTTCTGTTCTTAAGTCGGCTCTTGCCCAGCAGCAGGCCGAACAGGATGGAAAGGATCTCAAGTTGGTTAAGACTGTCGCTGAGTCTTTGCATTCAGCAATGGAAAAAGCTTCCGACCAGTCTCCCAGCACTATGAGAATGGCCTCGGCTGATGTGATTAGTAACTCCATGGGAGCGGCTAAGGAAGTCAGCGAGAGCGTCAAGCAGGATGGTCAGAATGGGCAGAACGGAGAAAATCCTGCTCAGAAAGACAACAATCCTTCCAAGAACGGTGCCGACTTAAAAGGCGATGCCAATGCCGGGAAACAGAATGCCGGCCAGACTGAAGATAAGAATTCCAACCGTCATTGGCTGGAACAGCTTCTTTCCGATTCTGATGATCAGGACAGCTGGAATGATTTCTTCGGCAAGCTTACTGATGAATCCTTCGTGAAGGGCGAAGGAAATCTTAACGGCAATATCTTCGGCAACGGATTCGGTACCCTGCAAAGTGCAGTCAAGTCAGCTCAGGCCGGTAAGACTGATCTCATGTGGGAAAAAACTGCCCGATCCAACATTCTGGAGCAGGTTCAGGAAGGCGTATTCAAGAATCTCGGTCAGGGTCGCAAGCAGCTTACATTGCAGCTGAATCCTCATAACCTTGGCACAGTAAACGTAATGTTGCAGGTCAAGAACAAGGACGTTCAGGCTACAATCAGAGCGGAAAATCCTGATACGGCGAAAGTTATTGCCGAGCAGCTTGAAGTTGTAAAGCAGGCATTGGAAGAGCAGGGCCTCAAAGTGGAAAAACTTGAAGTCCAGACCGGCATTTCAGATAGCCAGACCGACTCTTCATGGAAAAATGCTGAAGATCATAACGCAGCGCAATATCAGGAAATGATGTCTGAAATGCGCAAGCGCTGGCAGACTTTAAGACAAGAAGGATCCTCTTTGGCCCGGGAAATGCAAACTGTACAGCAGAAGGCACAAATTTCCCAGAGCGGGCTTTACATAGTGGCTTAA
- a CDS encoding flagellar hook protein FlgE, whose product MGLSASLFSGITGLQAHGDKMSVLGNNIANVNTVGFKSAKMHFEDAISQDMSTATGVAQVGRGVQVGAIYADFAQGSFETTSESTDLAIGGDGFFIVSPKDEETSYYTRAGNFRFDKDGYLTDPHGYVLQGWQVQDESNSQVATGASVSTSNAVRTVGVPTDIRLENFQSAPKATTTINMITNLDSQEASRSTDSTAPYLSLFNSWDGAAEPPLGDSLYGYQSTIKVYDANGSAHNVTTYFDQVTLSNAGGKKVWEFIVTCDPEEDGRISDDGVNFAGTSAAGLLMTGTMTFNAAGDLTGVSAFTLKSNGGTAAADLRNADEWSLAEFSQDGLPVLTANFLSRSNASFTDASNDPVTIEMNFGLNNKDLSGTGTTKGWGGATVSNASLLGTNITDISNIPNFGDAEKSALATTSYSSGSTTLFQSQDGYTAGFLQSTSVSRDGVLTGRYSNGQIQELYVLTIASFNNDWGLRREGGNLFTQTRESGDALTGLPNSSGKGSIASNSLEMSNVDLAVEFVSMITTQRGFQANSKVITTTDSMMGELIQLKR is encoded by the coding sequence ATGGGTTTATCAGCATCATTATTCTCAGGAATCACAGGTTTACAGGCCCACGGCGACAAAATGTCCGTGCTTGGTAACAACATCGCAAACGTAAACACAGTCGGTTTTAAAAGTGCTAAAATGCACTTTGAAGACGCCATCAGTCAGGACATGTCCACAGCTACCGGTGTTGCACAGGTAGGTCGAGGCGTGCAGGTTGGGGCAATTTATGCCGACTTCGCTCAGGGGTCCTTCGAAACAACCTCTGAGTCCACCGACCTCGCAATCGGTGGTGACGGATTTTTCATAGTCTCTCCCAAAGATGAAGAGACTTCCTACTACACCCGCGCCGGTAACTTCCGTTTTGACAAAGACGGTTATCTTACCGACCCGCACGGTTATGTGCTGCAGGGTTGGCAGGTACAGGATGAAAGTAACTCACAGGTTGCCACCGGCGCCAGTGTAAGTACCAGTAATGCTGTACGTACCGTTGGTGTTCCTACCGATATCAGGCTGGAGAACTTCCAGTCCGCACCGAAGGCTACCACTACTATCAATATGATCACCAACCTTGATTCACAGGAAGCCAGCCGCTCAACTGACAGCACTGCTCCCTATCTCTCCCTCTTTAATTCATGGGATGGAGCAGCTGAGCCGCCTCTTGGCGATTCCCTGTACGGCTACCAGTCCACTATCAAGGTTTATGACGCCAACGGTTCCGCTCATAACGTGACCACTTATTTTGACCAGGTTACCCTCAGTAACGCTGGCGGTAAGAAGGTCTGGGAATTTATCGTAACCTGCGACCCCGAAGAAGACGGTCGTATCTCCGATGACGGTGTAAACTTTGCCGGAACTTCTGCAGCAGGACTGCTCATGACCGGTACTATGACTTTCAACGCAGCCGGTGACCTGACCGGTGTATCAGCCTTTACCCTTAAGAGTAACGGCGGTACCGCAGCGGCAGACCTCAGGAATGCTGATGAATGGTCTCTGGCTGAATTCTCACAGGACGGCCTGCCGGTTCTGACAGCAAACTTCCTGTCGCGGTCCAATGCAAGTTTTACCGATGCCAGCAATGACCCGGTAACTATCGAGATGAATTTTGGATTAAACAACAAGGATCTCTCCGGAACCGGAACAACTAAAGGCTGGGGTGGGGCAACTGTCTCCAACGCGAGCCTGCTCGGTACTAACATTACTGACATCAGTAATATCCCCAACTTCGGTGATGCCGAGAAGAGCGCACTTGCTACTACCAGTTACAGCTCCGGCTCCACCACTCTGTTCCAGTCTCAGGACGGTTACACCGCAGGTTTCCTGCAGAGTACTTCTGTCAGCAGGGACGGTGTTCTGACCGGACGTTATTCAAACGGTCAGATTCAGGAACTCTACGTACTGACCATTGCCTCATTCAATAATGACTGGGGGCTGAGACGTGAAGGCGGTAACCTCTTCACCCAGACAAGGGAGTCAGGAGATGCTTTGACCGGCCTGCCAAACA